In Dryobates pubescens isolate bDryPub1 chromosome 19, bDryPub1.pri, whole genome shotgun sequence, the following are encoded in one genomic region:
- the OGFOD1 gene encoding prolyl 3-hydroxylase OGFOD1, producing the protein MGAKRRGAAAAAAAGKKRGKRDVCAELCAALSDPALKERATEAWERGESLQHEAAVVEPVPFRHGVIPGFLADAAFAEALRDELLGLSFRRRQNDLLSLQQSEDLGGRPEPHIAALRHALCEQFRAWLSAVTQIELEPTLDISCAKYEYTDVLLCHDDKLEGRRIAFILYLVPAWEKSDGGTLDLYSTDGHLEPEQIIKSLVPSWNTLVFFEVSPVSFHQVSEVLSPKRRLSLSGWFHGARAAPPRSPPRSPQPPRSPPPPRSPPRSPQLPRSPHLPSDHEILYEWINEVYLDMDSQAQIQEEFEERSEILLRDFLKKEKHQLLCEALESKDIQWSSRGPANKRLYEAADEDSLPEGLKKFLRFLRSEALFLLLSNFTGLKLHFLAPSEEDEDAGEGQAADSAGHSSPKAEQEATEAGADGSPQQPGSVAEAQDGEAQNGSGSTPVCTGELRHWTHGHYTLVHDTQATEFALDLLFYCGCGDWDPAYGGFTSYIARGEDEELLTVNPEENCLALVYRDRETLKFVKYINHQSLAGQGQQPRRRFWDFSFVYYE; encoded by the exons ATGGGCGCTAAGCGGCGtggggcagcggcggcagcggcggcggggaAGAAACGCGGGAAGCGGGACGTTTGCGccgagctctgtgctgctctcagtgATCCGGCGCTGAAGGAGCGGGCGACGGAGGCCTGGGAACGTGGGGAGTCGCTGCAGCATG AGGCGGCGGTGGTGGAACCGGTCCCGTTCCGGCACGGCGTCATCCCCGGCTTCCTGGCAGACGCGGCCTTCGCGGAGGCGCTGCGCGATGAGCTGCTGGGACTTAGCTTCCGCAGGCGGCAGAACgatctcctctccctgcagcag TCCGAGGACCTCGGGGGAAGGCCGGAGCCCCACATCGCCGCGCTGAG GCATGCCCTGTGTGAGCAGTTCCGAGCATGGCTTTCTGCTGTGACCCAGATTGAGCTGGAGCCAACTCTTGACATCTCCTGTGCCAAATATGAATATACTG ATGTCTTGCTGTGCCACGACGACAAGCTGGAGGGTCGGAGAATTGCTTTCATCCTCTACCTTGTCCCAGCCTGGGAGAAAAGCGATGGGGGAACGCTGGACCTGTACAGCACTGATG GACACTTGGAGCCAGagcagatcatcaagtccttaGTACCTTCCTGGAACACCCTGGTTTTCTTTGAAGTGTCTCCAGTCTCTTTCCACCAG GTGTCGGAGGTGCTGTCGCCCAAGCGCCGCCTGTCCCTCAGCGGCTGGTTCCACGGCGCCCGCGCCGCGCCGCCCCGGAGCCCGCCCCGGAGCCCGCAGCCGCCCCGgagcccgccgccgccccggaGCCCGCCCCGCAGCCCGCAGCTGCCCCGCAGCCCGCACCTGCCCTCCGAC CATGAGATCCTGTATGAGTGGATCAATGAGGTTTATTTGGACATGGACTCCCAAGCTCAAATCCAGGAGGAGTTTGAGGAGCGCTCAGAAATCCTCCTGAGGGATTTCCTGAAG AAAGAGAAACACCAACTGCTCTGTGAAGCTCTGGAGAGCAAAGACATCCAGTGGAGCAGCCGGGGGCCTGCCAAtaagag GCTCTATGAGGCAGCAGATGAGGACAGTCTGCCCGAGGGCCTGAAGAAGTTCCTGCGGTTCCTGCGCTCAGAGGCTTTgttcttgctgctctccaacttcactggcctgaagctgcacttcctggctccctctgaggaggatgaagatgctggggaaggacaagcagcagacagtgctgggcacagcagtcccaaagctgagcaggaggcGACTGAAGCAGGTGCTgatggcagcccccagcagcctggcagcgtGGCTGAAGCGCAGGATGGGGAGGCACAGAACG GCTCAGGTTCCACCCCAGTGTGCACAGGGGAGCTGAGGCACTGGACCCATGGGCACTACACTCTGGTCCACGACACTCAAGCAACAGAGTTTGCTCTTGACCTGCTCTTCTACTGTGGCTGTGGAG aCTGGGACCCAGCATACGGTGGCTTCACGTCCTACATCGCCAGAGGTGAAGATGAAGAG CTGCTGACAGTGAATCCAGAGGAGAACTGCTTGGCCTTGGTGTACAGAGACAGAGAAACGCTGAAGTTTGTGAAGTACATCAACCACCAGAGCCTGgcaggccaggggcagcagcccaggagaagaTTCTGGGATTTCTCCTTTGTCTATTACGAGTGA